A stretch of the Pseudalkalibacillus hwajinpoensis genome encodes the following:
- a CDS encoding acetylornithine transaminase, with amino-acid sequence MSLTETSQTSIMQTYNRLPITAVKGEGSFLYSEDGTKYLDFTSGIATCNLGHQPAAIKTAVTEQLDLLWHCSNLYHIPKQQELAEVLTAQSCFDQVFFCNSGTEANEAAIKLVRKWSGKETIATFTKSFHGRTLGSLSATAQPNLQDGFGSMLSGFEYFPYNDFDRLSEIEERKPAAVMLELVQGEGGVRPADQEWISELVSICRSNNILIVVDEVQTGMGRTGTLFAHEQYGFEPDIMTLAKGLGSGFPIGAMLAKESVASTFGPGTHGSTFGGNPLASAAATATVKEIGSLLNNAKEMGDMLINELKSLSEQHNSINEVRGLGLLLGIEVADAAPLVSKLREKDVLVLSAGPNVIRILPPLNVSKKEVEQFLEKLTDVFKSAEGEDKA; translated from the coding sequence ATGTCACTAACTGAAACGTCACAAACAAGCATCATGCAAACATATAATCGACTTCCGATTACTGCCGTTAAAGGTGAAGGAAGCTTCCTATATAGTGAAGACGGAACAAAGTATCTTGATTTTACTTCCGGAATTGCCACATGTAATCTTGGTCATCAACCAGCTGCGATTAAAACAGCCGTTACAGAACAGTTGGATCTCCTCTGGCATTGTTCGAATTTATACCATATCCCAAAACAGCAGGAACTCGCTGAGGTTCTAACAGCGCAAAGCTGTTTTGACCAGGTGTTCTTCTGTAATAGCGGTACGGAAGCGAATGAAGCAGCGATTAAGCTCGTTCGAAAATGGAGCGGTAAAGAAACAATTGCAACGTTCACGAAGTCCTTCCATGGAAGAACGTTAGGTTCCCTTTCCGCTACAGCTCAACCAAACCTTCAAGATGGATTTGGCTCCATGCTTTCTGGTTTTGAATACTTTCCTTACAACGATTTTGATCGTTTATCAGAAATCGAGGAACGAAAACCAGCAGCCGTCATGTTAGAGCTCGTCCAGGGAGAAGGAGGCGTTCGTCCAGCAGATCAGGAGTGGATTTCGGAGCTTGTGTCGATTTGTAGATCGAACAATATTCTTATCGTCGTTGATGAAGTGCAAACCGGGATGGGCCGAACCGGAACGTTATTTGCTCATGAGCAATATGGTTTTGAACCAGATATTATGACGCTTGCAAAAGGGTTAGGTTCAGGATTCCCGATTGGTGCGATGCTTGCGAAGGAAAGCGTAGCGTCAACATTTGGTCCAGGAACTCACGGAAGTACATTTGGGGGAAATCCACTTGCTTCTGCCGCTGCAACTGCGACGGTAAAAGAGATCGGTTCTTTACTTAACAACGCAAAAGAAATGGGAGACATGCTTATAAATGAATTAAAAAGTTTGTCGGAGCAGCACAATTCCATTAATGAAGTGAGGGGACTAGGTTTACTTCTAGGAATTGAAGTGGCGGATGCCGCGCCTCTTGTTAGTAAGCTTAGAGAAAAAGACGTTCTTGTTTTAAGTGCAGGACCTAACGTCATTCGCATTCTTCCACCTCTTAATGTGAGTAAGAAGGAAGTAGAGCAATTTTTGGAGAAGCTAACCGACGTTTTTAAGTCAGCTGAAGGGGAGGATAAGGCATGA
- the argB gene encoding acetylglutamate kinase translates to MTMSESMPPTEHNQKYFVIKCGGSILNQLPDSFYLDLVAMKKQGYHPVLVHGGGPEISRMLDKLSIQTTFVDGLRVTTDEMVDTVEMVLSGKVNKQLVRKIHHAGAKAIGISGVDGKLFTCKQSNESLGRVGEVIHVDKSLIEQLSQAGYIPIISPISTDESFEPLNINGDEAASAVAQALHADICLVSDTPGVYEEIDGQKVIFSTLDEPKITSLIEKGTIIGGMIPKVKGAIAALSDKVSSVIIVDGREENALLKAVAHESVGTRIVRKESLECH, encoded by the coding sequence ATGACTATGTCAGAATCAATGCCTCCTACAGAACATAATCAAAAGTATTTTGTGATTAAATGTGGTGGAAGTATATTAAATCAGCTTCCAGACTCATTTTACCTTGACCTAGTAGCTATGAAAAAACAAGGATATCATCCCGTACTCGTTCATGGTGGAGGCCCTGAAATCTCAAGGATGCTTGATAAGCTATCAATTCAGACAACATTTGTCGATGGACTACGTGTCACAACGGATGAGATGGTCGATACAGTTGAAATGGTACTGAGCGGTAAGGTGAATAAGCAGCTCGTGAGGAAGATCCACCATGCAGGAGCGAAAGCCATTGGCATTAGTGGCGTAGACGGAAAGCTGTTTACATGCAAACAGTCTAATGAATCACTCGGCCGTGTTGGGGAAGTCATCCATGTAGATAAATCACTAATTGAACAACTCTCTCAAGCTGGGTACATACCTATTATCTCACCAATCAGTACGGATGAATCTTTCGAACCTCTTAATATTAATGGGGATGAAGCCGCATCAGCTGTCGCTCAGGCGCTGCATGCAGATATTTGTCTCGTTAGCGATACGCCAGGTGTGTATGAAGAAATTGATGGGCAAAAAGTTATTTTCAGCACACTAGATGAGCCAAAAATAACAAGTTTAATAGAAAAAGGCACGATTATTGGTGGAATGATCCCTAAAGTGAAAGGAGCGATTGCCGCTCTTTCGGATAAAGTCTCCTCGGTTATTATTGTTGATGGTCGAGAAGAGAATGCCCTGCTAAAAGCAGTCGCACATGAATCTGTTGGAACGCGAATTGTTCGAAAGGAGTCTTTAGAATGTCACTAA
- the argJ gene encoding bifunctional glutamate N-acetyltransferase/amino-acid acetyltransferase ArgJ, translated as MATSTVSEELFSIVKDGTVTSPKGFEAGGFHAGLKRKRKDLGWIKSVVPANAAGVFTMNTFQAPPLKVTKESLVDGKLQGLVVNSGNANAFTGKKGLEDAYEMRKQFATVMGLKETETAVTSTGVIGEYLPMEAIIKGIHHIPNYAEKTSGTDFAEAIVTTDTMTKQVAVTCQIDGKDITIGGAAKGSGMIKPNMATMLAFVTTDAEVENNALQSALSSVTDTTYNMITVDGETSTNDMVLLLANGQAENEELSESHPEWQTFLSSLEYVCQQLAKLIAKDGEGATKLVEVHVKGAKTENGAKAIAKSVVGSSLVKTAIYGTDANWGRIVCAIGYSGESVQEDSLSISLGPIKVVDYGITTEFSEEEAKTYLENENIHIYIDLHNGNEEATAWGCDLSYDYVRINASYRT; from the coding sequence TTGGCAACATCGACTGTAAGTGAGGAACTTTTTTCAATCGTAAAAGATGGCACAGTTACTTCTCCTAAAGGATTTGAAGCTGGTGGGTTTCATGCAGGTTTAAAACGAAAGCGTAAAGATCTTGGCTGGATTAAATCGGTTGTACCAGCGAATGCTGCAGGAGTGTTTACAATGAATACTTTCCAGGCACCGCCATTAAAAGTGACAAAAGAAAGTTTAGTAGATGGAAAACTTCAAGGCCTAGTTGTTAATTCGGGAAACGCCAATGCGTTTACAGGAAAGAAAGGCCTTGAGGACGCATATGAAATGCGTAAACAATTCGCAACTGTGATGGGTCTAAAAGAAACGGAAACGGCTGTTACTTCGACGGGGGTCATTGGGGAGTATTTGCCCATGGAAGCCATTATCAAAGGGATTCATCACATTCCAAACTATGCAGAAAAAACGAGTGGCACCGATTTTGCTGAAGCGATCGTTACGACAGATACAATGACAAAACAGGTAGCCGTAACGTGTCAGATTGATGGAAAAGACATCACCATTGGTGGCGCTGCAAAGGGATCAGGAATGATCAAGCCAAACATGGCCACGATGCTGGCTTTTGTAACGACCGATGCAGAAGTAGAAAATAACGCTCTTCAGTCCGCATTAAGCTCTGTGACTGACACGACTTATAACATGATCACAGTTGACGGTGAAACGAGTACAAATGATATGGTCCTTCTTCTAGCAAATGGTCAGGCGGAGAATGAAGAATTATCAGAAAGTCATCCTGAGTGGCAAACGTTCTTAAGTTCACTAGAGTATGTTTGTCAACAGTTAGCGAAATTGATCGCTAAAGATGGCGAAGGGGCTACAAAACTCGTTGAAGTTCACGTAAAAGGTGCGAAAACCGAAAACGGGGCGAAAGCCATTGCCAAATCTGTTGTAGGTTCTAGTTTAGTAAAAACAGCTATTTATGGAACCGATGCAAACTGGGGACGAATTGTTTGTGCCATTGGGTACAGTGGTGAATCTGTCCAAGAGGATTCTCTTTCCATATCACTTGGACCCATTAAAGTAGTGGATTATGGTATTACAACGGAATTTAGTGAGGAAGAGGCAAAAACCTATTTAGAAAACGAGAACATTCATATCTATATTGATTTGCATAACGGAAATGAAGAAGCAACAGCATGGGGGTGTGACCTTTCTTATGACTATGTCAGAATCAATGCCTCCTACAGAACATAA
- the carB gene encoding carbamoyl-phosphate synthase (glutamine-hydrolyzing) large subunit yields MPLRKELKKVVILGSGPIVIGQAAEFDYAGTQACLALKEEGIEVVLINSNPATIMTDSSIADHVYMEPMTLPYVEEILKKEKPDGIIGTLGGQTGLNLVVELYEKGILEKLNVELLGTSVESIQNGEDREKFRQLMLDIGEPVPESKIAVTREEALTFAREIGYPIMVRPAYTMGGEGGGFAADDNALLEIVDRGLSLSPIHQVLIEKSMLGWKEIEYEVMRDENDTCMIVCNMENMDPVGIHTGDSIVVAPSQTLNDYQYQMLRNVSLKVIRAIDVIGGCNIQIGLNPESNDYYIIEVNPRVSRSSALASKATGYPIARMAAKCAIGFTLDELPNPITGNTYAAFEPALDYLVVKIPRFPFDKFPEGDRVLGTQMKATGEVMAIDRSFEGALNKAVRSLESGHQSLTGLYEEVSQEYLNEQLMTPTDERLFLISEAFRRGYSVEDIKSLTAIDSWFLHKVKRIVEAEIKIMNQTDLSEELLIHVKQLNVSDAYISKATGKTIDSIMSMSKEAGIQRGMKQVDTCAGEFEAITPYFYSTYLGSDEMEQISEPGILVLGSGPIRIGQGVEFDYCSVHATQAVKKLGYRAIVMNNNPETVSTDYSVADRLYFEPLSLEDVLAVIEKEHIIGVAVQFGGQTAVNLAEELHERGVPILGTPVENINKVEDRDQFYQLLDSLSIPYIEGKMAYQPDEMEELAAELGFPIIVRPSYVIGGQNMFIFRHMDELKRYTQKLESSSKKMWPFLLDRFVEGIECEVDVICDGESIAIPGIMEHLERAGVHSGDSTAIYPPVSITEEQKETITMYSEKLSQALECRGLMNIQFVIDQGIIYVLEINPRSSRTVPVISKVTNIPMVEWAIKAQLQSNSLKATGLLEEKPYYTVKFPIFSNGKLKNVDHVLGPEMKSTGEVLAMAKTSEEALRKAVVSTWDPNKLPSSILCSISEEHKEAACDVLMKLKEKGVAIYATSGTAKLLNDKGIQSIVIKKDLDEIEALMKEELSAVVSIPTIGREKERSGFQMRALATRYKIPCFTHLDTLQLLVLEGSKTLEVNSLEHWHQMKETPIGQEG; encoded by the coding sequence ATGCCTTTACGTAAAGAGTTAAAAAAAGTTGTCATTTTAGGATCTGGCCCTATTGTCATTGGTCAGGCAGCGGAATTTGATTATGCAGGTACACAGGCGTGCCTGGCGCTAAAAGAAGAGGGGATTGAGGTTGTTTTAATAAATAGCAATCCAGCCACCATTATGACGGATTCATCGATCGCGGATCATGTTTATATGGAACCAATGACGCTTCCTTATGTAGAGGAAATCCTCAAAAAAGAAAAGCCTGATGGCATCATTGGCACACTTGGTGGTCAAACAGGTTTAAATCTTGTCGTAGAACTTTATGAAAAAGGGATTCTAGAAAAATTGAATGTGGAACTTCTTGGCACCTCTGTTGAATCCATTCAAAATGGGGAAGACCGTGAGAAGTTTAGACAGCTCATGCTTGATATTGGCGAACCAGTACCTGAGTCGAAAATTGCCGTGACAAGGGAAGAGGCGTTAACATTCGCTCGAGAAATTGGCTATCCGATCATGGTTCGCCCAGCCTATACAATGGGTGGTGAAGGCGGTGGATTTGCAGCTGATGACAACGCCTTGCTTGAAATTGTTGATCGCGGCCTTTCCTTAAGTCCTATTCACCAGGTACTCATTGAAAAAAGCATGCTTGGTTGGAAAGAAATCGAATATGAAGTGATGCGTGACGAAAACGATACGTGCATGATCGTCTGTAACATGGAAAATATGGATCCTGTTGGAATTCATACAGGGGATTCGATTGTTGTTGCACCTTCTCAGACGCTGAATGATTACCAATACCAGATGCTACGAAACGTTTCGTTGAAAGTGATTCGTGCCATTGACGTTATTGGTGGTTGTAATATTCAAATTGGATTAAACCCTGAATCAAACGATTATTACATCATTGAGGTGAATCCGCGGGTAAGTCGTTCGTCTGCATTAGCTTCTAAAGCTACTGGCTATCCGATTGCACGTATGGCTGCAAAATGTGCCATTGGCTTTACATTAGATGAGCTTCCAAATCCAATTACAGGTAATACGTATGCAGCATTCGAACCTGCCCTTGATTATTTAGTTGTCAAAATACCAAGGTTCCCATTTGATAAGTTTCCTGAAGGTGATCGCGTACTTGGAACGCAGATGAAAGCAACAGGAGAAGTGATGGCAATTGATCGAAGTTTTGAAGGTGCTTTAAACAAAGCTGTTCGATCTCTTGAGAGTGGTCATCAATCATTAACAGGCTTATATGAAGAGGTAAGTCAAGAGTATTTAAATGAACAGCTAATGACGCCAACAGATGAAAGACTTTTTTTAATTAGTGAAGCTTTTCGAAGAGGTTATTCTGTAGAGGACATTAAATCACTTACAGCCATTGATAGCTGGTTTCTTCATAAGGTGAAGCGAATTGTTGAAGCGGAAATAAAGATAATGAATCAAACCGATCTTTCTGAAGAATTGCTGATTCATGTTAAGCAATTAAACGTTAGTGATGCCTACATTTCGAAAGCAACTGGAAAAACGATCGATTCGATCATGAGTATGAGTAAAGAAGCTGGCATTCAGAGGGGAATGAAGCAAGTTGATACGTGTGCGGGTGAGTTTGAAGCCATCACGCCTTATTTCTACTCTACGTATTTAGGGAGCGATGAGATGGAGCAGATCAGTGAGCCAGGCATCCTCGTTCTTGGTTCAGGGCCCATTCGAATCGGGCAAGGTGTGGAGTTTGACTATTGCTCCGTTCACGCGACACAGGCAGTTAAGAAGTTAGGCTATCGTGCGATTGTTATGAATAATAACCCAGAAACGGTTAGTACAGATTATAGCGTTGCAGATCGTCTTTACTTTGAGCCGCTCTCACTTGAAGATGTCCTTGCGGTTATCGAGAAGGAACATATTATAGGAGTGGCTGTACAATTTGGTGGTCAAACTGCTGTTAATTTAGCGGAAGAGTTGCACGAGCGCGGAGTTCCAATCCTAGGTACACCTGTTGAGAACATTAATAAAGTCGAGGACCGAGATCAATTTTATCAATTGTTGGATTCTCTTTCGATTCCTTATATTGAAGGGAAAATGGCTTATCAGCCAGATGAAATGGAGGAGCTTGCCGCAGAGTTAGGATTCCCGATCATTGTAAGACCTTCCTATGTGATAGGCGGACAAAACATGTTTATCTTCCGTCATATGGATGAACTGAAACGGTATACGCAAAAATTAGAGAGCAGTTCAAAGAAAATGTGGCCATTCCTTCTCGACCGCTTTGTGGAAGGAATTGAATGTGAGGTCGATGTGATTTGCGATGGAGAATCAATCGCCATTCCTGGCATTATGGAGCACCTTGAACGAGCGGGCGTTCATTCTGGAGATAGCACAGCAATTTATCCACCTGTATCCATTACAGAAGAGCAGAAAGAAACGATTACGATGTATTCTGAAAAGCTATCTCAAGCGCTCGAATGTCGAGGGTTAATGAATATTCAATTTGTCATCGATCAAGGCATCATTTATGTTCTTGAAATTAATCCAAGATCTTCGAGAACTGTACCCGTTATCAGTAAAGTAACGAACATTCCAATGGTTGAATGGGCGATTAAAGCTCAATTGCAAAGTAACTCATTAAAGGCAACGGGTTTATTAGAAGAAAAGCCTTATTACACGGTGAAGTTTCCGATCTTCTCAAATGGAAAGTTAAAAAACGTAGACCATGTTCTTGGACCAGAAATGAAATCGACTGGAGAAGTGCTTGCTATGGCAAAAACATCGGAAGAAGCCTTAAGAAAAGCGGTTGTATCAACGTGGGATCCGAATAAGCTACCTTCTTCCATACTATGTTCGATTAGTGAAGAGCATAAAGAAGCTGCATGTGATGTACTAATGAAGCTTAAAGAAAAAGGTGTCGCAATCTACGCAACCTCTGGAACAGCCAAATTGTTAAATGATAAAGGTATCCAATCAATCGTGATTAAAAAAGATTTAGATGAAATTGAGGCGCTAATGAAAGAAGAGCTAAGCGCAGTTGTATCGATTCCGACAATCGGCAGAGAAAAAGAACGTTCTGGATTTCAAATGCGCGCACTCGCTACACGATATAAAATTCCATGTTTTACGCATCTTGACACGCTTCAGTTATTGGTCTTAGAAGGATCCAAGACACTTGAAGTCAACAGTCTAGAGCATTGGCACCAAATGAAAGAAACTCCAATCGGGCAGGAAGGATGA
- the argF gene encoding ornithine carbamoyltransferase, with protein MMQSVKTQNEIAEGMKGKDFLTIAELSSEEIHYLLQEAELLKKLQKEGIPHEELKGKVLGMIFEKSSTRTRVSFEVAMLQLGGHALFLSSKDIQLGRGETVEDTANVLAGYLDGVMIRTFGHETIERFAKASSVPVINGLTDTHHPAQILADLLTIIEHKGHLSGLKAAYFGDGNNVAHSLIEGAAKVGMNFTIACPAGYEPDEGIVAKANEVAKANGSVIEVTADPLAAAKDADVLITDVWASMRQEDEQAEREGVFEPFQVNEELCINADENYIFMHCLPAHRGEEVTAEIIDGSHSVVYQEAENRLHAQKALLKLLLKS; from the coding sequence ATGATGCAGTCGGTAAAAACGCAAAATGAAATCGCAGAAGGAATGAAAGGGAAAGATTTTCTAACGATCGCTGAACTTAGCAGTGAGGAGATTCATTATCTTTTGCAAGAAGCTGAACTATTGAAAAAGCTACAAAAGGAAGGAATTCCTCATGAAGAATTAAAAGGAAAGGTGCTTGGGATGATCTTCGAAAAGTCATCAACAAGAACGCGTGTATCATTTGAAGTAGCAATGCTTCAGCTTGGTGGGCATGCTTTGTTTCTTAGTTCGAAAGACATCCAGCTTGGAAGAGGCGAGACGGTTGAAGACACCGCTAATGTGCTAGCAGGGTACCTTGACGGAGTAATGATTCGAACGTTTGGCCATGAGACGATTGAACGTTTTGCCAAAGCTTCCTCAGTTCCCGTTATTAACGGCTTAACAGATACACATCATCCAGCACAAATTCTTGCTGATTTACTTACGATTATCGAGCATAAAGGTCATTTAAGTGGATTGAAAGCAGCTTATTTTGGAGATGGGAACAATGTGGCTCATTCACTTATTGAAGGGGCAGCGAAAGTGGGCATGAATTTCACGATCGCCTGTCCAGCAGGTTATGAACCAGATGAAGGGATCGTAGCGAAAGCGAACGAAGTAGCAAAAGCAAATGGTTCGGTCATTGAGGTAACCGCTGATCCCCTTGCAGCTGCTAAGGATGCGGATGTTTTGATTACCGATGTTTGGGCGAGTATGAGGCAAGAAGACGAGCAAGCTGAACGTGAGGGCGTTTTCGAACCCTTTCAGGTGAATGAGGAGTTATGCATAAATGCTGATGAAAATTACATCTTTATGCATTGTCTTCCAGCGCATAGAGGAGAAGAGGTTACAGCGGAAATTATTGATGGTTCTCATTCAGTTGTATACCAGGAAGCAGAGAATCGTCTCCACGCTCAAAAAGCACTTTTGAAACTTTTATTAAAAAGTTAA
- a CDS encoding argininosuccinate synthase gives MAKEKIILAYSGGLDTSISIKWLEEKYGYEVIALGLDVGEGKDLETIKEKALNVGASKAYMIEAKELLAENYLLPALKANALYEGKYPLSSALSRPLISKLLVEAAEREGATAVAHGCTGKGNDQVRFEVSIQALNPDLKVIAPVREWGMTRDEQIAYAQKKGIPVPVKLDNPFSIDANIWGRACEAGVLEDPWAEAPEAAFDWTAPIHLTPDEPEYIEIDFVEGCPTALNGQKMGLVDLIEKLNEIGGVHGIGRIDHIENRLVGIKSREVYENPGALILINAHKELEFLTHTREVSQFKTTIDQQLSKLIYDGLWYSPLRQALEGFINETQKVVSGKIRLKLHKGSNTVVGRKSENSLYNEQLATYLKGDLFDHDAAVGFIKLWGLPTKVNAEVHKKQKVTQ, from the coding sequence ATGGCAAAAGAGAAAATCATTCTTGCTTATTCCGGAGGTCTTGATACCTCCATTTCGATAAAATGGTTAGAAGAAAAATATGGATACGAGGTTATTGCTCTTGGACTTGATGTAGGTGAAGGGAAAGATCTAGAGACGATCAAGGAAAAGGCACTGAATGTGGGTGCCTCAAAAGCTTATATGATTGAAGCGAAAGAACTTCTTGCTGAGAACTATCTTTTACCAGCATTAAAAGCAAATGCATTATACGAAGGGAAATACCCGCTATCCTCAGCACTGTCACGTCCCCTCATTTCAAAGCTTCTAGTTGAAGCGGCTGAACGTGAAGGAGCTACGGCAGTGGCACATGGATGTACAGGAAAAGGAAATGATCAGGTTCGCTTTGAAGTATCGATTCAAGCGTTGAATCCGGACTTGAAAGTGATCGCTCCTGTTCGTGAATGGGGAATGACGCGTGATGAACAGATTGCTTACGCACAAAAAAAAGGGATCCCGGTTCCTGTTAAACTTGATAATCCATTTTCAATTGATGCCAACATTTGGGGGCGTGCATGTGAAGCTGGTGTACTTGAAGATCCGTGGGCTGAGGCTCCAGAAGCCGCATTCGATTGGACAGCACCAATTCACCTAACACCTGATGAGCCGGAATACATTGAAATTGATTTTGTAGAAGGCTGCCCAACAGCACTTAATGGCCAAAAGATGGGGCTAGTTGATCTTATTGAGAAGTTAAATGAAATTGGCGGCGTCCACGGTATTGGACGTATTGATCATATTGAAAATCGTCTCGTTGGAATTAAATCCAGAGAAGTATATGAAAACCCAGGAGCACTCATTTTAATTAACGCTCACAAAGAATTGGAATTTTTAACTCATACGCGTGAAGTATCACAGTTCAAAACGACGATTGATCAGCAGCTTTCAAAACTGATCTATGATGGTTTATGGTATTCACCACTTCGTCAGGCGCTTGAAGGGTTCATTAACGAAACCCAGAAAGTAGTAAGTGGTAAGATTCGTCTTAAATTACACAAAGGGTCAAACACAGTAGTTGGACGTAAATCAGAGAACTCTCTCTATAACGAACAACTTGCAACATATCTTAAAGGTGATCTCTTTGATCATGACGCTGCAGTTGGATTCATTAAACTATGGGGATTACCTACAAAAGTGAATGCGGAAGTTCATAAGAAGCAAAAAGTAACTCAATAA
- a CDS encoding carbamoyl phosphate synthase small subunit, translating into MKKGYLVLENGAVFEGDLIGALEASGEVVFNTSMTGYQEIVSDPSYAGQIIVFCYPQIGNYGINKLDSESEHLHLHGVVTGEQCEEPSHYLATGSFSNGLLQNEIPSLTGVDTRALVKMLRDYGTMKGQITAELPNNNVEWKSEKSFVPNVSVKEKTHYPGEGPLIVLMDYGYKKSILTSLQSLGCAVTIMPFNTTFEEVVDLQPDGVVLSNGPGDPEALSATFETIRLISEKYPTFGICLGHQLLALSHGASTRKLTFGHRGSNHPVKHLETGKVFITSQNHGYEVVQETLEDTGLALTFVNLNDGTVEGLKHHHYNIQSVQFHPEAHAGPSDTAFLFDAFMNQITRTGDQHYAFT; encoded by the coding sequence ATGAAAAAGGGCTATCTTGTATTAGAAAACGGAGCAGTATTTGAAGGCGATCTAATAGGAGCTTTAGAAGCTTCTGGTGAAGTTGTTTTCAATACAAGCATGACCGGTTATCAAGAGATTGTATCGGATCCTTCTTACGCCGGGCAAATCATCGTCTTCTGTTACCCACAAATCGGTAACTATGGAATAAATAAACTTGATAGTGAAAGTGAACACCTTCATCTTCACGGTGTTGTTACAGGAGAGCAGTGTGAGGAACCTAGTCATTATTTAGCAACAGGTTCCTTCTCAAATGGTCTATTACAGAATGAAATTCCTTCTTTAACAGGTGTAGACACACGAGCCCTCGTTAAAATGCTACGGGATTATGGAACAATGAAAGGACAAATAACGGCTGAACTTCCTAATAACAACGTTGAATGGAAATCAGAGAAATCTTTTGTTCCAAATGTATCAGTAAAAGAAAAAACACATTATCCAGGTGAAGGGCCACTTATTGTGCTGATGGACTACGGGTATAAGAAATCAATTCTTACGTCTCTTCAATCTCTTGGTTGTGCTGTAACAATCATGCCATTTAATACAACTTTTGAGGAAGTTGTTGACCTACAACCAGACGGAGTGGTGTTAAGTAATGGTCCTGGAGATCCTGAAGCATTATCTGCAACTTTTGAGACGATACGGCTTATTAGTGAAAAATATCCAACTTTCGGGATTTGTCTTGGTCATCAGCTTCTCGCTCTTTCACACGGGGCGTCCACTCGAAAGCTAACATTTGGACATCGTGGGTCGAATCACCCGGTGAAGCATTTGGAGACGGGGAAAGTGTTTATCACCTCCCAAAACCATGGTTATGAAGTCGTACAGGAGACCTTAGAAGATACAGGGCTTGCGCTTACTTTTGTTAATTTAAATGATGGAACCGTTGAAGGATTAAAACATCACCATTATAACATTCAATCGGTGCAATTCCATCCAGAAGCACACGCGGGACCTTCAGATACAGCATTTTTGTTCGACGCATTTATGAACCAGATTACAAGAACAGGAGACCAGCACTATGCCTTTACGTAA